Proteins encoded within one genomic window of Cucumis sativus cultivar 9930 chromosome 3, Cucumber_9930_V3, whole genome shotgun sequence:
- the LOC101204721 gene encoding uncharacterized protein LOC101204721, with the protein MNSEALQVAKVYRQLLKAVKKHVGKEESKKHFVDYVAQKFRDKSILSKPHSIQQEIKLARDYTFLLNSVHHQKDLLFSYNIAVDRSDEMKRVLGKSAASVGLSLPEVYQP; encoded by the exons atgaattcaGAAGCTTTGCAGGTAGCTAAGGTCTATCGCCAGCTTCTCAAAGCTGTAAAGAAACATGTTGGAAAGGAAGAGAGCAAGAAGCATTTTGTGGACTATGTGGCTCAAAAGTTCAGAGATAAATCCATACTTTCAAAACCCCACTCTATTCAACAGGAAATCAAGCTTGCTCGGGATTACACATTTCTACTTAACAGTGTGCACCATCAAAAG GACTTGCTGTTCTCGTACAACATTGCTGTTGATCGATCAGATGAAATGAAGCGAGTATTGGGCAAGTCTGCAGCAAGTGTGGGGCTTTCACTTCCCGAGGTCTATCAACCCTGA